Proteins encoded in a region of the Agromyces protaetiae genome:
- a CDS encoding ABC transporter ATP-binding protein: MNETTTPAIAVRAEGVSKTFGSITKHRALDDVSVSFESGSLTGIVGESGSGKSTLARILVGLETPSAGRVSYGDHDLRSALKTAEGRKDMRRLVQFVGQDTTSSFDPRHTLREAVMYPAMNLLGLSRTAASERVDDVVRRLDLPAGLTDRYASQVSGGQRQRFALARALVVGPQMLICDEVVSALDVSAQAVVLNHLRHIAREFGTGLIFVSHGLPATAFVADDLIVMLHGRIVERGAVSEILENPEAEYTRRLLDSYRGPSTSDHEGVHA; the protein is encoded by the coding sequence ATGAACGAAACGACCACTCCCGCCATCGCGGTGCGCGCTGAGGGCGTCTCCAAGACCTTCGGCAGCATCACCAAGCACCGCGCACTCGACGACGTCTCGGTGTCGTTCGAGTCGGGTTCGCTCACGGGGATCGTCGGTGAATCCGGGTCGGGCAAGTCCACGCTCGCGCGGATCCTCGTCGGGCTCGAGACGCCATCGGCGGGCCGTGTCAGCTATGGCGATCACGACCTGCGCTCCGCGCTGAAGACGGCCGAGGGCCGAAAGGACATGCGCCGCCTTGTGCAGTTCGTCGGCCAGGACACCACTTCATCGTTCGACCCGCGGCACACGCTCCGCGAGGCCGTGATGTACCCGGCGATGAACCTGCTGGGGCTGTCGCGAACCGCGGCGAGCGAGCGCGTCGACGATGTCGTGCGTCGACTCGACCTGCCGGCCGGCCTCACCGACCGGTACGCTTCGCAGGTCTCGGGCGGCCAGCGGCAGAGATTCGCCCTGGCCCGTGCGCTCGTCGTCGGACCGCAGATGCTGATCTGCGACGAGGTGGTCTCCGCGCTGGATGTCTCCGCGCAAGCCGTCGTGCTCAACCACCTGCGCCATATCGCACGGGAGTTCGGCACCGGACTGATCTTCGTCTCGCACGGTCTGCCTGCGACGGCATTCGTCGCCGACGACCTCATCGTCATGCTCCACGGGCGAATCGTCGAACGGGGTGCGGTCTCGGAGATCCTCGAGAACCCCGAAGCCGAGTACACGCGGCGGCTCCTCGACAGCTACCGCGGCCCGAGTACCTCAGACCACGAAGGAGTGCACGCATGA
- a CDS encoding ABC transporter permease, with the protein MTTTVNPQPVPSRSAARDRRSAPSGWLALIPLFLLVAVAVFGSFVVPYDPIRVVGPPSSPPSADHWFGTDSAGLDVFSRTVAATGLNMMIAALTALLATVLGIALGLISGMNESATGPFAWLARGLARLIDLMESIPGVILGLVAVSVFGANVVTLILVMGIILCSSQTRLTRTEVLRVRTEAYLDAARMAGDSEARLTFRHVLPNASWAALQNASNLFAISIIVTAALGFIGAGMPPPTPEWGSMLAQGTSDALVGRWWAALAPAVTLTATVVIVSTAANRLLRTPTSK; encoded by the coding sequence ATGACCACGACAGTGAATCCCCAGCCCGTACCTTCCCGCAGCGCCGCCCGCGACCGGCGATCCGCACCGAGCGGCTGGTTGGCACTCATCCCGCTGTTCCTGCTCGTCGCGGTTGCCGTCTTCGGCAGCTTCGTCGTTCCGTACGACCCGATCCGAGTGGTCGGCCCGCCATCGTCGCCACCGTCAGCCGACCACTGGTTCGGCACCGACTCGGCGGGCTTGGACGTCTTCTCGCGAACCGTTGCGGCGACCGGTCTGAACATGATGATCGCCGCGCTGACGGCGCTGCTCGCCACCGTGCTCGGCATCGCACTCGGTTTGATCTCCGGGATGAACGAATCCGCCACGGGGCCGTTCGCCTGGCTCGCGCGCGGTCTCGCCCGCCTCATCGACCTGATGGAGTCCATCCCCGGCGTGATCCTCGGTCTCGTCGCCGTCAGCGTGTTCGGCGCCAACGTCGTCACCCTGATCCTGGTCATGGGGATCATCCTCTGCAGCAGCCAGACCCGCCTCACCCGAACCGAGGTGCTGCGGGTCCGGACCGAGGCATACCTCGACGCGGCCAGGATGGCGGGCGACAGCGAGGCGCGACTGACCTTCCGCCACGTGCTCCCGAACGCCTCGTGGGCGGCCCTGCAGAATGCCTCGAACCTCTTCGCAATCAGCATCATCGTGACCGCCGCGCTCGGATTCATCGGCGCGGGGATGCCGCCGCCCACTCCGGAGTGGGGCTCGATGCTCGCGCAGGGCACCAGTGACGCCCTCGTGGGCCGCTGGTGGGCGGCACTCGCCCCCGCGGTCACGCTGACGGCGACCGTCGTCATCGTGTCGACGGCTGCGAACCGGCTGCTGCGAACTCCCACGTCCAAATGA
- a CDS encoding ABC transporter substrate-binding protein — MSQNHLPSGARASRRTRPRSLALLALVGTAVASLVAGCAAQPPAQNDGTVVVAVPSQATQLSWDAGWVNSPDYLDLQGLLNGTLIRKPYMESEQAGVLIQDVSKYEPYLAESYDVSEDQLTYTFHLKEGVISQAGNELTADDVIWSFERKFNAPASISPGLLIASGLSDPASQMQKIDDYTVSFTVAQPGYGFTLLGTLSDNAAQVYDSTFLSEHATPEDPYAVEWSEGQTGFGFGPYRVEQMTEGETIIVADENWVLGEPEIQRVVRRVVPDAGNRALAVRSGDVDMALALRPNDLVDLEAEGNVLVPSVPTGNRLVTTMVVNNAPFDDVRVRQALAYAINYERIIEDNSYGRATEEHGWLNPTLPGYSSDGLPQWTYDVEKSQQLLAEAGLSGGVPFTLTISNDDPQLADIAVSMQDSARDAGFEIEIERLPASQYREVWAAGTAQAFLSVDGYWNVSPAYALLLNYYEPQSGSRWKSPEFEQAVEQGMAAGEVTSDEAGAFWNQAESLMLNDAGVVYMAKQLPAVALTTRLENWAYRTDGTNDLASMTFADQE, encoded by the coding sequence TTGTCTCAGAATCACCTTCCCAGCGGCGCCCGCGCGTCGAGGCGGACGCGACCACGATCGCTCGCGCTGCTCGCACTCGTCGGCACGGCCGTCGCCTCACTGGTCGCCGGCTGTGCCGCGCAACCGCCCGCACAGAACGACGGGACGGTCGTCGTCGCCGTGCCGAGCCAGGCCACGCAACTCAGCTGGGACGCCGGATGGGTCAACTCACCCGACTACCTGGACCTGCAGGGGCTCCTGAACGGAACCCTGATCCGGAAGCCCTACATGGAGTCCGAACAGGCCGGCGTGCTCATCCAGGACGTCTCCAAGTACGAGCCCTACCTCGCCGAGTCCTACGACGTGAGTGAGGACCAGCTCACGTACACGTTCCATCTGAAAGAGGGCGTGATCAGCCAGGCGGGGAACGAGCTCACCGCCGATGACGTGATCTGGTCCTTCGAGCGGAAGTTCAACGCGCCGGCGAGCATCTCGCCCGGGCTGCTCATCGCCTCGGGACTCTCGGACCCGGCCAGCCAGATGCAGAAGATCGACGACTACACGGTCTCCTTCACGGTCGCTCAGCCCGGCTACGGGTTCACGCTCCTCGGCACGCTCTCGGACAACGCCGCCCAGGTCTACGACTCGACGTTCCTGAGCGAGCACGCGACGCCTGAGGATCCGTACGCCGTCGAGTGGTCGGAAGGGCAGACCGGATTCGGATTCGGGCCGTACCGCGTCGAACAGATGACGGAGGGCGAGACCATCATCGTCGCCGACGAGAACTGGGTGCTCGGTGAGCCCGAGATCCAGCGCGTCGTCCGCCGTGTCGTGCCGGACGCCGGCAACCGGGCGCTCGCGGTCCGGAGCGGCGACGTCGACATGGCGCTCGCGCTCCGGCCGAACGACCTCGTCGACCTCGAGGCCGAGGGGAATGTCCTGGTGCCGAGTGTCCCGACCGGCAACCGCTTGGTCACCACGATGGTCGTCAACAATGCGCCCTTCGATGACGTGCGCGTTCGCCAGGCGCTCGCGTACGCGATCAACTACGAGCGCATCATCGAGGACAACAGCTACGGGCGCGCCACCGAGGAGCACGGCTGGCTCAACCCGACGCTGCCCGGCTACTCCAGCGACGGGCTGCCGCAGTGGACCTACGACGTCGAGAAGTCGCAGCAGCTCCTCGCCGAGGCCGGACTCAGTGGCGGCGTCCCGTTCACGCTCACGATCTCGAACGACGACCCGCAGCTCGCGGACATCGCCGTCTCGATGCAGGATTCCGCTCGCGACGCCGGCTTCGAGATCGAGATCGAGCGACTCCCGGCATCGCAGTATCGCGAGGTGTGGGCTGCCGGAACTGCGCAGGCCTTCCTCAGCGTCGACGGGTACTGGAACGTCTCGCCGGCCTACGCACTCCTGCTCAACTACTACGAGCCGCAGTCGGGCTCGCGATGGAAGAGCCCAGAGTTCGAGCAGGCAGTAGAGCAGGGCATGGCCGCGGGTGAAGTGACGTCCGACGAGGCGGGCGCGTTCTGGAACCAGGCCGAGAGCCTCATGCTCAATGACGCCGGCGTCGTGTACATGGCCAAGCAACTGCCGGCCGTCGCCCTGACCACGCGCCTGGAGAACTGGGCGTACCGCACCGACGGCACGAACGACCTGGCCTCGATGACGTTCGCGGACCAGGAATAA
- a CDS encoding ABC transporter permease — MTSTTAPPAGAKGAEAAEAAEAIELDTAFDGADRTRSAGSRLFGWFQRQRWWITRVAVLPVHLLLFAIFTFILIRLMPGDPVIALLGNQSWTQEDYDRLQAALGLDGSIFDQLATYLSQLVTLDLGQSFITKRDISTELALRLPGTIELAFLSLIIAAIISGIGSFMAISRPKGVIARLAHGYARAAGAVPDFVLAIGGILLFYSLLRWIPAPIGRLDAGLAPPTQITGFPLIDAIAQGYWAGAGSMLAHLALPVIALALAQVPILIRLTIAGLEKAIEAPATLFRVASGAPRFTVLLSVYRRALPPVVTVAGSIFGGMIGGAVVIENLFGFTGAGRYAAEAVATGDYLALQGFLLATAALMLVIFLVIDMTNMILDPRRRPGTRI; from the coding sequence ATGACGTCGACGACGGCACCGCCCGCTGGTGCGAAGGGCGCGGAAGCCGCCGAAGCGGCCGAGGCGATCGAGCTCGACACGGCGTTCGACGGCGCAGACCGAACTCGGTCGGCCGGATCACGCCTGTTCGGCTGGTTCCAGCGACAGCGATGGTGGATCACGCGTGTCGCGGTGCTCCCCGTGCATCTCCTGCTGTTCGCGATCTTCACGTTCATCCTGATCCGGCTCATGCCCGGCGACCCCGTGATCGCACTCCTGGGAAACCAGTCGTGGACCCAGGAGGACTACGACCGGCTGCAGGCCGCGCTCGGCCTGGACGGCTCGATCTTCGATCAGCTCGCCACGTACCTCAGCCAGCTCGTCACGCTCGACCTCGGCCAGTCGTTCATCACCAAACGGGATATCTCGACCGAGCTCGCGCTGCGGCTTCCGGGCACGATCGAGCTCGCCTTCCTCAGCTTGATCATCGCGGCGATCATCAGCGGGATCGGATCCTTCATGGCGATCTCGCGACCGAAGGGCGTCATCGCCCGCCTCGCTCACGGCTACGCCCGAGCGGCCGGGGCGGTGCCGGACTTCGTCCTCGCGATCGGCGGAATCCTCCTCTTCTATTCATTGCTGCGTTGGATTCCGGCGCCGATCGGCAGACTCGACGCGGGGCTTGCGCCCCCGACGCAGATCACCGGCTTCCCGCTGATCGACGCCATCGCACAGGGATACTGGGCCGGCGCCGGGTCCATGCTGGCGCACCTCGCGCTCCCCGTCATCGCGCTCGCCCTCGCCCAGGTCCCGATCCTGATCCGCCTCACCATCGCCGGACTCGAGAAGGCGATCGAGGCTCCCGCCACGCTGTTCCGCGTCGCATCGGGTGCGCCGCGGTTCACGGTCCTCTTGAGCGTCTATCGCCGAGCGCTTCCGCCGGTCGTCACGGTCGCGGGTTCGATCTTCGGAGGAATGATCGGCGGTGCCGTGGTGATCGAGAACCTGTTCGGCTTCACCGGTGCGGGCAGGTATGCCGCTGAGGCGGTCGCGACCGGCGACTACCTCGCCCTGCAGGGCTTCCTCCTCGCCACGGCAGCCCTGATGCTCGTGATCTTCCTGGTCATCGACATGACCAACATGATCCTCGACCCCCGCCGCCGGCCCGGAACGCGAATCTGA